From Strigops habroptila isolate Jane chromosome 1, bStrHab1.2.pri, whole genome shotgun sequence, a single genomic window includes:
- the RPA3 gene encoding replication protein A 14 kDa subunit: MGDVHDVPRHRIATSHLAQFIGQPVCFVGRVEKIHPTGKLLVLSDGKGKHTTVELRDPLDEEISGVIEVVGRVTNQATIMCMSYVQFREDKSPFDLELYDEALKIIHEFPEYFPFGTGRNT, from the exons ATGGGGGACGTCCACGACGTGCCGCGGCACCGCATCGCCACCAGCCACCTGGCGCAGTTCATCGGCCAGCCCGTCTGCTTCGTGGGCCGCGTCGAGAAG ATTCACCCCACCGGGAAGCTCCTCGTGCTGTCggatgggaaaggaaagcacacGACGGTGGAGCTGAGAGACCCT CTAGACGAAGAGATCTCAGGAGTTATTGAAGTCGTTGGAAGAGTAACAAATCAAGCAACCATCATGTGCATGTCATATGTCCAGTTCAGAGAAGATAAAAGTCCATTTG ATCTGGAACTATACGATGAAGCACTAAAAATTATTCATGAATTCCCTGAATACTTCCCGTTCGGCACTGGGAGGAacacttga